In the Sedimentisphaera cyanobacteriorum genome, GGCAGATATAGCTTCTCGGATTCCGGATTCTGGCTACAGCGAAGAGCTTATGGATACGCTGGTAAAGATATGGCACAGCATCAATGATACAAAGATGTATATTACCGGCGGGCTAGGAGCAAAGCATGGCGGAGAGTCTTTCGGCAGGCCTTACGAGCTACCGAACGACGGATACTGCGAAACCTGCGCTCAGATTGCAAATGTTATGTGGAATCAGCGTATGTTCCTTCGCTTCAAGGAAGGCAGGTATATAGATTCCCTCGAACGCAGCCTCTACAACTCGCTAATCAGCGGAGTATCGCTGCAAGGTGATACCTTCTTCTACCCCAATCCGCTCGTCTCAAGCGGCGGCTATTCACGGAGCTCGTGGTTTGAATGCAACTGCTGCATAGGGAATATTGCACGTACAATCCCTTCTATCCCCGGCTATGTTTATGCCCGCAGCGAGGACGGGGTATGGGTTAATCTTTTTATTCCGGGCAAGGCTGGGTTTGAGCTGTCGAACACTCAGGTTGAATTTGTTCAGAAGGGCGGTTATCCTTGGAAGGGCAATATCTCAATAGAAGTTTCACCAAAAGATGAGGCTCGGTTTACAGTGTATCTCCGCATTCCCGGCTGGGCACGGAATAAACCTGTCCCAAGCAGCCTCTACCGCTATAAAGAAATGTTTGATAAACAGCCCGAGCTTTCTGTAAACGGAAAATCAGTCCCGCTGAAAACACAAAAAGGCTACGCTGCTATCAGCCGCAAATGGAAGTCAGGGGATAAAATTGAGCTGAACCTGCCGATGAAGGTTAGGAAGGTTTTGCCGCATCCGAATATCAAAGCGGACAGGGGCAGAATTGCCATGGAAAGAGGGCCGATTGTTTACTGCGCTGAATGGCCTGATTTTAACAGCAAACGTGTAACGCATTTGTATATCCCCGAAAATGCAGAGTTCAAGGCTGAATACCGCAAGGATATGCTTGGCCTTAATGGCGTTGCTGATAAAGGCTGCGTTCTTACAGGCACTGTAAAGGGTCTTTTCGAAAACGAAAAATCCTTGGCAGTATCTAAAAAAGTTGATTTTACTGCAATCCCGTATTACGCATGGGCTCACAGAGGCGAAGGTCAAATGGCGGTATGGCTGCCTGAAGAGAAAGATTTGGCAAATCCAATTCCTAAGCCTACCGTTAAAAAGATGCTTGGCCATTGGAAGCTTGAAGAGGAATCAGGAACTGCTGCAAAAGATTCAAGCGGACAAGGCGGCACCGGCAAACTCGCTGACGGGCTTTCTTTTGATGAAGATTCAAAAGAAACTGCTGCAGGAAGCTGTCTCCATTTCGATGGTACCGGCGACTATATCAAACTGCCCGAAGGTTTTGATGATTTTGTAAAGGGATGCACAATCTCTGTATGGGCATATCCAACAGCAGTTAATAGATGGGCGAGGTTTGTGGATTTAGGCAGCGGCGCGGCTTCAGACAATATCTTTCTAACGCGTGAGGCGGATTCGAATAATCTGATATTCGATTCCTTTACAGGAGCAAGCTCATCAGGCCTTGTTCGGGCGGAAGATGCTGTAGAGCTCAATGAATGGCAGATGTTTACCGCTGCTGCAGGCCCTTCAGGCAATGCTAAGCTTTTCAAGAACGGCAAACTTATAGCCGATGGAAAAATAGAGGTCTCAAATATAAAGCGAACCCGCAATTTCATCGGCAAAAGCAACTGGTCTGCCGATGAAAACTTTCAGGGGCTTATGGATGATGTGCGAATTTACAATTACGGCTTGAGCGATTCGCAGGTCAAGCAGCTCTATAAAAACACAAAACCAAGCCATTGATTCATTAGATTGCCGACTGCAGACAAATGTTGAAAAAAGGGTGCTTTCAGACGGGAAGCACCCTTAAATTTTTATCACAAATAACTATATGATGGACTATTCCTCAGCGGGCTTTTCAGCTGGATCTTCCTGCTTCATTCCCAAAACGCTGCTGTTCCATTGCTCAACTGTTTTTTCTACAGCCTCCGCTTTTAACTGCCCCGTTTTAACAGGCAGCCAGAGCGATACCTTCGGGACGTAGGTAATTACCATCAGCGAGACAACCATTGCCCCGAAGAACGGGAGCATATAACGTGTAACTTTGGCGATAGTAGTCTTTCCTGCACCGCATCCGATAAACAGGCAAGTCCCCACCGGCGGCGTACACAGTCCGATGCAGAGGTTGGCAATGAGCATAATCCCGAAGTGGATCTCGTGCATACCCATAGTTTTTACTACAGGCAGGAATATCGGCGTAAAGATAAGCACTGCCGGGGTCATATCCATAAAAGTGCCCACAAAAAGAAGCAGCAGATTGATTGTAAAGAGGATTACAACAGGGTTGTCAGAGAGGCTTATAAGCCCGCTGCTTACAGACTGCGGTATGTTGGCCATTGTCATTATCCAGCTCATCCCCGAGCTTGCTCCTATAAGAAGCATTACCACAGCAGTTGTTATTCCAGTTCGCTTGAGTATTTCGGGAAGCTCTTTCATCTTTATCTCCCGATACACCCAAACCGAGAGGATAAATGCATAAAGCACCGCTACCGCAGCAGCCTCTGTGGCTGTGAATATTCCTTTCAGAATCCCGCCTATTACTATTATTACAAGCAGAAGGCTCAGAATTGCCCGTTTGAACGACAGCAGTGCCTCAATAAACGAAACCCTGTCTGCAGAGCTGTATTTGTATCTGAAGGCAAAATAGCCGCATACGAACATTATAAAAAGTCCTGTGATTATCCCCGGAATTATCCCTGCCATAAACATCGCAGCAATGGATACGCTCCCCGCTGCAACGGAATAAACAATCATTACATTGCTCGGAGGGATAAGAAGTCCTGTAGTTGCAGCGGTTGTGGTTACGGCTACGTTGAATTCGCGGTTGTAGCCTTTCTTGTTCATTTCCGGAATCATAAAACCGCCTACTGATGAAACCGCAGCTGCTGCAGAGCCCGAAATAGATCCGAACAGCATGCAAGTAAGCGTGTTTACGTATGCAAGTCCGCCGGGAAACATACCCACTAATGAATTGGCAAAGTCGATAAGTCTTCGTGCCATACCGCCTCTACCCATTAGCTGGCCGGAAAAAATAAAAAACGGAATCGCAAGCAAAGCGAAGCTGTTTACCCCTTCGGCCATCTTCGCCGCCACCATAACTGTGGGGTCGCTTCCCTGAGCAGCGATCGCCATAAAGGCTGCTATAGCAATTGAAACCGCTATAGGAACGTTGATTATCAGCAGGAGTACAAATCCAAGTACAAGAATCAGTGTGATTGAACCCATTAGTTGTCCTCCTTTTGCTGGTCTTTTTCAAGAATTGTTTCTGCAAGCTGCTCGGCTGTAAACAAAATTATAAACGCACCGGCAATCGGCAGAGCAAAATATACATGCCCCATCGTTACGCCTAAAGCGGGCGTAAGGGCAGCGGTTGTCTGGTCCATATTCGCAGAGGCCACCTGAACCCCGCCGATTATGAAAACAGCAATAGCGAAAAACAGCACTGTCAGCTGCGTAAAAACCTTTACAAGCTTCCTGGCCTCGGGAGCGAGTTTGCCCACAAAATAATCAACTCCCAAATGGGCATTTTCCCCAAATGCCAGCGCACCGCCCAGAAGTGCAACCCATACCAAAAGGAAGCGTGCCAGCTCTTCGGTCCATTTGGCCTGCCCCCAAGAACGAAGCGTGTGAACACGCCCCACAATACATCGAGAACGAGCACCGCCATTGCAATTATCAGTCCGTATTCAAGCATTCGGCAGAGCCAGAATCTTGCTTTTTTAAGAAGCTCTATATTCATGGTTTAATCTCTCGAATCTTCTTTACAAGCTTGATGATTTCTTCATTCTCAATCGCTTCATACATAGGCTGCACCTTTTCTGCGAAGAGGCTCTGATCTACTTCATGTATTGTTACGCCGTTTTCTTCAGCAAATTCAAGCGATCTTTTTGTTTCTTCTTTCCAAAGCTCTCTCTGATATTCTCTGGATTCTTTCGCAGCTTTCATCAGCCAGCTTTGAAGCCTGCTGTCCAAACTGCGCCATATCTTTGTGCTCATAAGAAGCACATCAGGTATGCGGGTGTGAGCATCTTTGGAGAAATGCTTGCACACTTCGTAATGCTTGTTTGTCGTGAAGCTGGGCGGGTTGTTTTCAGCCCCGTCCACTGTTCCCTGAGCAAGAGCTGTATAGAGCTCGCCCCAGGCGATTGGTGTGGGGGATGCCCCCAGCGAGCTTACCATCTTCATTGCCATCTCGCTGTTCATTACTCTTATTTTCAGGTTTTTCAGGTCCTCCGGAGTTTTTACAGGCTTGTCCTTAGTGTAAAAATTTCTGCTCCCCGAATCGTAGTAGCAAAGCCCTTGAACACCTTTATCATTGCCTTTTTTAAGCAGTTCGCCCCCAAGCTCGCTTTTTAGTACTGTCCAGAAATGCTCTTCAGAACGGAATAGATATGGAAGGCCGAAAACCTTCAGCTCAGGTACAAAATTTTCCAGAGATGCTGCTGAAGTCTTGGTCATTGCAAGGTCGCCGCTGCGAAGCTGCGCTATACACTCCACCTCCGAGCCCAGTACACTGCTTGGATAGATGTCGATTGTGGCCGTCCCGCCGGAGAGCTCCTCCAAACGCTCCTTCATAAAGACCATGCCCTTATGAACGGGGTGGTTTGTGTCAAGGCAGTGGCCGAGTTTAAGAACGGTTTTCTCAGACCTGCCTTCCATAGAACGGACAAACAATGAGAATATGCCCGTTGCTATAATAAGGCCTATTATTAAACCGCTTACAAAAAATGAAGATTCTTTTTTCACGTTTACCCCGCTTAAAAATTAGATACTAAACTGTTCTTCTAAAACTGCCGCAGATGCACCTTTCATCAAGGCATTATGGCCTGCCTGAGCAAGTCTTATCTCGATATTTCTTGAAGATTCGTCATAAACATTTGTTTCAAAACGACTCAAGAGATGATGCTTAAAATAATCAAAACTGACCTCATTGATATATCCGGCAAGAATTAACACGTCCGGGTCGAATATATTAATAGCAGCAGCTGCTGCCCAGCTTATTTTCTCGGCAGCGTAATCTCTAAGTGATAAGGCGTATTCATCGCCTTCTTCTATAAGCTTTTTCCACTTGCCGGCGACTACTTCAGGCTGGTCATCTTCAATAATAATTTTGGAAAAACCGCTTTGAACGCCGGATGCAAGGTCTTTTTTTACCTTGTCAGCTATTGCAGGTCCTGATATATGCGCTTCAAGACAGCCGCGCTGCCCGCAACCGCATAGAGGCCCATTTGGGTCTATTACAATATGCCCAATCTCTCCGCAGCGGTTTGTTGCCCCGTTGATAAGGTTTCCATCTACTATAGTATTAACTCCCACTCCATCGGCGGCATTGAAGTAAACAATGTTCTTTTTAGTAAGTGATGGAGATGCGTTCAACTCAGCAAGAAGCCGTACTTTGGTAGTGAAAACATAAATCGGACATTCGAAATAATCTTCGAGCATTGCCTTGAGCGGGATGTTTTTCCAGCCAAGAGGGCCTGATAGCTTAACAACACCTTCTGGTGATATTGAACCGCTTAATGCTAAACCTATACCGCCAAGCATATTACTGCTTATTTCGTATTTATTGAGCAATCCTTTGATGCTGATTTCTGCAAGTTTTACAACATTTTCAGCGGAACGGTCTAACTCTAAAGAAAGATTAACCTTGTCTCTTAGAGAGGAATTAAGGTCGTATAATGCTAATAGTATATGACTTGGTGAGATTTCTGCGCCCACCACGAACCCACCGGATGGGTTGATTGAAATCAACTTCGGCCGGGCTCCTCTTTTTACGCTTTCAACCTGCGTTTCCTGAATTAACCCTTTTTTTCGCAGCCGACCTACAATATAGGTTACAGTAGAACTGCCCAGTTCAGTTTTTTGACAGAGCTGAGCTTGAGAAAGCGGTTCCTGCCTGCGAAGAATATTCAGGACAAGCTTTTCATTCTTGAGACCGGCGTTTTTAGAATCTATAGCAGTTAAGTTCATATTTATATAATAACTCATTCAATGAGCTTTTCAAGAAACTATTCGTTGAAATTGAAAATTTTTCAGTTATAATAAAACTCAAAGCTTGAGTTTAATCATACTATATTGAGGTTGCCAAATGAATAATTTATTTGACCTAACAGAAAAAAAATACGTTATAACCGGCGGAGCAGGCGTTTTAGGAAGCAGAATGGCCAAAGATCTCGCTGCTGCCGGAGCGAAAGTGTGCATTGCTGATAACGATCAGGACAATGCCGAAAAGGTTGCAGGCGAAATAAATGAGCAGGGCAGTTTTGCTGTCTCAGTGAAGTGTAATGTGCTGAAAAAGGATGAAGTCCGCCAGACACTTGAAAAATCTGAAGAGCTCATGGGCGGGGTTGACGGTCTTATAAACGCCGCAGGAGGGAACAGAAAAGATGCTACTGCCTCAGGAGATTTGAAGTTTTTTGATATTCCTGAGGATGCTATGCATTTCGTATTTAACTTGAATTTCTTTGGAACATTTCTACCTTCTCAGGTTTTCGGAGAGTATTTCGCTGATAAAAAGCAGGGCAGCATACTAAATGTATCAAGTATGGCAGCTCTAACACCCCTGACCAACATTTGCGGCTATGCCGCAGCAAAGGCCGCAGTAAGCAATTTCACTCAATGGCTTTCAGTGCATATGGCAAAAAATTATTCTCCGCAGATAAGGGTGAACGCTATTGCCCCGGGCTTTTTCCTCACTGAACAGAACCGCTTTCTTCTCACTGATGAAAAAACAGGCGAACTCACTGACAGGGGCTCCACGATTATAGAACATACACCTATGGGCGAATTCGGAAAGCCTGAAGACCTAAGCGGCACCGTTTTCTGGCTCTTAAGCGATGCTTCAAGATTTGTAACAGGAACCGTAATCCCTATCGACGGGGGCTTCAGTGCTTTCAGCGGTGTTTGATAACGGCAGGGCAGCAGTTTACCCATTTTAGAGGCAATTTAATTATGCTTTACAGCAGCACAGGCAGTGAAAACACCAACCTATCCGGCGAGGATCTGCGAACGGTTTTGTATGAGGCTCTGGACAAGCTTTCTGGCCGCAAAAGGGTTCTGGTGATACCGCCGGACAATACGAGATTCTATTCCCGTGCAGGCGAGCTTACCCGCTTTGCGTGGGAGTATTATGGGGATAAGCTAACTGATATTCTCCCCGCCCTTGGAACTCATAACCCTATGACAGCAGCTGAAATCAAGCGGATGTTCGGGGATGTGCCAAAGGAGCTTTTCCGCGTTCACAACTGGAGGGAGGATATAACAGCCCTCGGCCACGTACCTTCAAGCTATATCAGCGATGTCAGCGGGGGCAGGCTCAATTTCGACTGGCCTGCGCAGGTGAATAAACTGCTTGTAGAAGGCGGTTTTGACCTGATTCTTTCGATCGGCCAGGTGGTACCGCATGAAGTTATCGGTATGGCAAACTACAACAAGAACATATTTGTCGGGACGGGCGGGGCAGAAGGTATAAACAAAAGCCATTATCTGGGTGCAGTTTACGGGATGGAGCGGATAATGGGCAAAGCGGAGAATCCCGTTAGAAGCGTTCTGAATTACGCAAGCGAGAATTTTGCGAAAAGCCTTCCTGTTGTTTACGCCCATACAGTGATCGAGGCTGGTGAAAACGGTAATACAGCTCGAGGACTTTTTGTAGGCGATGATGAGCAGTGTTTCCATAAAGCAGCGGAGCTGGCTGAGAAAGTGAACGTAACCAAAGTAGAAAAGCCGCTGAAGAAGGCAGTTGTCCTGCTTGAGGCAGACGAATACAAAAGCACATGGCTTGGAAACAAGGCTATATACAGAACCCGTATGGCAATGGCGGACGGGGGCGAACTGATAATTCTTGCCCCGAGCGTTAAGGAATTTGGCGAGGATAAACAGATCGACAAACTGATTCGCAAATACGGCTACACCGGAACGCCGAATGTGCTTGAACAGACAGAGAAAAACAGCGACTTGAGCGATAATCTAAGCGCTGCCGCCCACCTGATACACGGCTCCTCAGAAGGGCGGTTCAATATCACTTACTGCCCGGGCGGCTTAACAAGAGAGGAGATTGAATCGGTGAATTTCAGATACGCCAGTTTGGATGAGATAATGAGAAAATACAGCCCTGAAATGTTGAAGGACGGATTTAATAACATTGAAGGCGAAGAAGTTTACTTCATTTCAAATCCAGGGCTCGGGCTCTGGAAGAGTTAAGGCAAATATTTAATAAAGATTGGGGAAAATATGAACGATATGAAAAAATATTCTATCCTTGTTCCAACTAGTATGGGACTCCGGCTGACCCCCGAGAATTCTCAGCCCTTCCACTGCACCGAAACCTTCAAAATGCAGGCAACCAGCGCTGAAACAAACGTAGCAAGCGTTTCCTCATATCTGGGTATGCCCGTGAAGGTTTTAACCGCCTTTGTAAAAGGCAGTCCTGTATCCCGCTTCATTAAGGACAACCTCCAAGGCCGCGGGATGGACTATGAAGGAGCAGAATTCGAACAGGGCGGGCCATGGGGCTTTCGTCATCAGATAAATATGGCCGGCAGCGGCTGGGGCTCACGCGGGCCGCGCGTGCACAACGACAGAGCAGGCGAAGTTGGAAGAGAGCTGAGCTCGGAATATTTCGATTTCGAAAAAATCTTTGCAGAAGAGGGAGCCCGCATAGTTCACCTGTCCGGTTTAGTGGCGGCATTGTCAGAGAAATCCAGCCAGTTCTGCCTTGATGTGGTTCGATCTGCCAAGAAAAATGGCTCGCTTATCTCATTCGATCTTAACTACAGGGCAAGCTTTTGGAAAGGCCGTGAGAAAGAGCTCGGCGAGGCTTTCGCTGAGATTGCTTCAAACAGCGATATACTTATCGGAAATGAAGAAGATTTTCAGCTCTGCCTTGGGATTGAAGGCCCTGAATCAGGCGGAAAAGGCCTGGAAGAAAAAATCGATAACTTCAAAGAAATGATTGGAAGAATACAGAAGGCCTATCCGAATGCGAAATGGTTTGGAAACACGCTCCGTGAGGTGGTTTCGGCAAACACGCATAAATGGGGAGCGATTCTTACAGACAGCAGCGACTGGGAGATAATAAGCCCCAGAGAGATAGGCGTGTTAGACCGTATCGGAGGCGGCGACGGCTTCGTTGGCGGCCTGCTTTACGGCATACTTAAAGGCTGGGATGCAGCAAACTGTGCCCGTTTCGGATGGGCAGGCGGAGCCCTCGCTGCCACTATGCTAACAGACTACGCCCAGCCAGCAGATGAAGACCAGCTATGGAGCATCTGGGAAGGCAATGCGAGAGTAAAAAGATAATAGAATTTAACATTAGGAGATAATAATATGGCAAAAGCAGATATAGCAGTAGTAGGCTTGGCGGTGATGGGTGAAAACCTCATCCTGAATATGGAAAGCAAAGGCTTCACCGTTGCCTGCTATAACCGCACGGTTTCCAAGGTTGATAATTTTATGAACGGCAGGGCAAAGGGCAAAAATATTATAGGCTGCCGGAGTATAGAAGAGCTGCTCAGCTCGCTCAAATCACCGAGAAAAATTATGCTTATGGTAAAGGCGGGAAAACCTGTCGATGCTTTTATTGAGCAGGTTCTACCCCATCTTGACGACGGAGATATTGTAATAGACGGGGGCAACAGCCATTTCCCCGATACAATCCGCAGAACTGAATATGTGGAAGGCAAGGGCAAGCTCTATATCGGAACAGGCGTTTCGGGTGGCGAGGAAGGGGCTCTTTTAGGCCCCTCTATAATGCCGGGGGGAAGCCCAGCTGCCTGGGAGCACGTAAAGCCCATATTCCAGAAAATCTCAGCCCACACAGAAAAGGACGAGCCCTGCTGCGAATGGGTTGGCGAAAACGGAGCAGGCCATTTCGTTAAGATGGTTCACAACGGCATCGAATACGGCGATATGCAGATGATCTGCGAAACATATCAGCTTATGAAATACGGCCTCGGTATGAGTAATGAGCAGATGAAGGACGTTTTCACCGATTGGAATGAAGGCGAGCTGGATTCTTATCTCATAGAGATTACCCGCGATATACTCGGCTGCAAGGATGAAAGCGGGCAGTATGTTCTCGATTTAATCCTCGATACTGCCGGCCAGAAAGGTACAGGCAAATGGACAGCGATAGCTTCTCTGGATGTAGGTCAGCCGCTTACGCTCATTGGAGAGGCTGTTTTCGCGCGCTGCCTTTCAGCACTCAAAGATGAACGGAAAAAAGCTTCTGAGGTGCTTTCCGGGCCTGATGCTGAGTTTGAAGGCGACAAGGCTAAAATGATTGACGATCTCCGCAAGGCGCTCTATGCCTCGAAGATCGTAAGCTATGCTCAGGGCTATCAGCTTATGCGTGCAGCTGCAGCAGAATATGGATGGAATCTCAATTATGGCGGAATAGCACTTATGTGGCGGGGAGGATGCATTATACGTTCGGTATTCCTCGGAAAGATTAAAGAAGCCTTCGACAAGAATCCAGAGCTTACCAACCTCCTTCTCTATCCGTTCTTTGCAGAAGCGGTACAAAACAGTCAGGATGCTTGGAGACGTGTGGTAACAACTGCCGTTAAGCAGGGGATTCCTGTGCCGGCTATCAGCAGCGCGCTTGCATTCTACGACGGCTATCGAAGCGAGCGTCTGCCTGCAAATATGCTTCAGGCACAGAGGGATTATTTCGGAGCTCACACCTACGAGAGGATCGACAAACCTCGCGGCGAATTCTTCCATACCAACTGGACAGGACGCGGAGGAGAAACCGCTTCTTCAAGCTATATTGTTTAGTGAACTAATCTCCGAAAGGAAAGCAGTATGGATAACTTTATAACAGATAATTTCCTCCTGAAAAGCGGGTCAGCCCAAAGGCTTTACCACGAATTTGCAAAGGATATGCCGATATTTGATTATCACTGTCATCTGCCCCCTAAACAGGTGGCAGAGGATGCTATGTTTGAAAATATCACTCAGGCGTGGCTCGCGGGCGACCACTACAAATGGCGTGCTATGCGTACTAACGGAGTGGATGAAAAATTTGCAACCGGCAGCGCTTCAGACCGCGAAAAATTCCGCAAATGGGCTGAAACTATCCCCTATGCCCTGAAAAGTCCGCTCCACCATTGGACTCATCTGGAGCTGAAGCGTTATTTTGGTATAGATGAGCTTCTCAGTCCCGCCTCCGCAGACAGGATATACGATAAAGCAAGCGAAATGCTTAGATCAAGTCAGTACAGCACCCGAAATCTGATGCGAATGATGAGTGTGAAGGCAGTTTGCACCACAGACGACCCCGTTGACAGCCTCGAATATCACAAAAAGATTGCTGAAGACGGATTTGAAATCAAAGTTCTCCCAACGTGGCGGCCGGACAAAGCCATGGCTGCGGAGGATACTGATAAGCTCAATCAGTGGATTGAGAAGCTCAGCGAGGCAGCAGATATAGAGATTAGTGATTTTCACGCCTATCTGGAAGCCCTCAAAAAACGCCACAGCTTTTTCCACCAAAACGGCTGCCGCATATCAGACCACGGCCTTGAAACTGTTTTTGCTGAGGATTACACCGAATCGGAAATCAAAGCGATTTTTGAAAAAATTCGCTCAAACAAAGAACTTGACCGCGATGAAGTGAACAAATTCAAATCTGCAATGCTGACTGAGCTTGCTGCTATGAATCACTCCCGAGGCTGGGCGCAGCAGCTTCATCTCGGTGCAATAAGAAACAACAATTCGAAGATGTTTAAGTCTCTAGGCCCGGATACGGGATTTGATTCGATTCTCGATGCCGAACTTGCTAGGCCCTTATCTAAATTTTTAGACAGATTAAACACCAATGACAGCCTCGCAAAAACCATTATCTACAACCTGAACCCCAGAGATAATGAGCTTATAGGCTCTATGATAGGCAATTTTCAGGATGGAAGCATCCCGGGCAAGATGCAGTTCGGCACGGCCTGGTGGTTTTTGGACAACAAATCAGGCATGGAAAGGCAAATTGAAGCTCTCTCCAGCCTCGGATTGCTGAGCAGATTCATTGGTATGCTCACTGATTCCCGAAGCTTCCTTTCCTATCCGCGGCACGAGTATTTCAGGAGGATTCTCTGCAATATTCTCGGCAATGATATCGAAAACGGAATTGTCCCGAATCACCTGAATTCTCTGGGCAGAATGGTTCAGGATATATGCTTTAACAACGCAGAAAATTACTTTCAGATAGACCTTGATTGAACAAATAAAACCTTTTTCATTAATACCTTAAATTAGGCGAAGTTTATACTTCGCCTTTTTTCGTAAAAATTCAGGACAGATATATATTAACTCTGAGAAGAAAGATGAATTTTGAAGAATGATTTCACAGCCATCCCATAAGTCCATAAATTTATCGTTGAGGGCTTGTTTATTGTATTAAAACGCCCTTTTCTTGAAGGATTTGAATTACCCCAGTTTGCATTTTTTTTGCTTTTGTTCAATTGGCAGTTTTTTGCTCAATACTGCCCGCTCTCTTTTCACCTCTTTATTTTCGTAAAATCTTGCTACATATTAAAACCCGGCAAATAAGCCTGCTGAGGGCTGCCAACCATACGCGGTGAACCACGTGCTGTCCCACAGGCAGCCATAACGCTAAAAACATCCAGCCGGCTGAATAATAACCCCTCAGTAAAGTAAACAATCGGCTGAATGCTCCTTTCCACTGACCGAGGAAACCTATATACCTTATTAAAATATAAGCCAGCATAGCCGTCCATACTTGCCATAGAATTGCTTTTTGGCTATGCCCTAGGAAATCGCTTAGCTGCAAAGTCTGTTTTATCTGCTTGAAAAACACCTCTATACCCCAGCGGCACTTATATAGGTCGCAAATACTGCTCGGCGCCCACTGCATATTGTTCGTGATAAATTTCATAAGCTTTTTCTCGCCGTTAATTTCCACATAAGCCTTAACTAAACGGAGCTTCTTCGGGTATGCCTCGCGGCTTTTCGGCATTTCAAGTTCAATTAAAGCATCGTATTGGATATTACCTTTTGGTTCTGTATTCTGTTTAACAAAACGATATTTCATATTATCTTTGGCTCTGGTAACCCAGAATAATTCTCGCCTGTCAAGATCTGCTAGATGCTTAAAATCCACGTAAGCCTTGTCAAAAACCGCTATTTCGCCGCTTTTAAGGTCCTGACAGAGCTGATAAGCTTCTGTCGAATCATGGGTTGAGGCTTCTTTTACAATAGCAAATTGAGGCAGGAACGTCTGGAGATTCAGCTGCATATGGCACTTTGCAGCCGCTTTTCGTCTGCGATGTTTAGCCCAGTCAATACAGTTGGCTACAAGCTGGATCGTGGTTGAGTCAACCGCATATATTGCTCTCTTAAAACGCCTCGGAAGGCCGGAATACTTATGGCCTCTCCCAAAATCAAGATGTTTGTTCTGGATATGGGACAGCACCTCCCAGAAGAGAGTCTCTGCCATAAGAGGATCTCGAACCCTGTTTGCATGAGAAAGCCCATTCCTGCTTGGAGGGGTTGCACGGCGGATAGGAGTCAAAGCTCCAGAATGATTACGCAATGTGTCGGAAACGTCGTTGAGCGAGAGACTGTGAGCAATCTGGACATGAAGCATAGATACAATGTGCGACCAGCAAGAAAATGTTCGTGATTGCTTGTCAATACCGAAAGACCGAGACAATTTTGAAACAAGATGTGCAGGAATATGTTGGCATATTTGCTTAAGAATGCTATATTGATGTTTGGCGGGTGTCATGGGTTACTCCTAATTTGTTTAATTAGACTGAAAGAATTAGTG is a window encoding:
- a CDS encoding TRAP transporter large permease — protein: MGSITLILVLGFVLLLIINVPIAVSIAIAAFMAIAAQGSDPTVMVAAKMAEGVNSFALLAIPFFIFSGQLMGRGGMARRLIDFANSLVGMFPGGLAYVNTLTCMLFGSISGSAAAAVSSVGGFMIPEMNKKGYNREFNVAVTTTAATTGLLIPPSNVMIVYSVAAGSVSIAAMFMAGIIPGIITGLFIMFVCGYFAFRYKYSSADRVSFIEALLSFKRAILSLLLVIIVIGGILKGIFTATEAAAVAVLYAFILSVWVYREIKMKELPEILKRTGITTAVVMLLIGASSGMSWIMTMANIPQSVSSGLISLSDNPVVILFTINLLLLFVGTFMDMTPAVLIFTPIFLPVVKTMGMHEIHFGIMLIANLCIGLCTPPVGTCLFIGCGAGKTTIAKVTRYMLPFFGAMVVSLMVITYVPKVSLWLPVKTGQLKAEAVEKTVEQWNSSVLGMKQEDPAEKPAEE
- a CDS encoding TRAP transporter substrate-binding protein; protein product: MKKESSFFVSGLIIGLIIATGIFSLFVRSMEGRSEKTVLKLGHCLDTNHPVHKGMVFMKERLEELSGGTATIDIYPSSVLGSEVECIAQLRSGDLAMTKTSAASLENFVPELKVFGLPYLFRSEEHFWTVLKSELGGELLKKGNDKGVQGLCYYDSGSRNFYTKDKPVKTPEDLKNLKIRVMNSEMAMKMVSSLGASPTPIAWGELYTALAQGTVDGAENNPPSFTTNKHYEVCKHFSKDAHTRIPDVLLMSTKIWRSLDSRLQSWLMKAAKESREYQRELWKEETKRSLEFAEENGVTIHEVDQSLFAEKVQPMYEAIENEEIIKLVKKIREIKP
- a CDS encoding beta-L-arabinofuranosidase domain-containing protein — protein: MRIRKFFLCSVLAVFCILLMRSDLFSAEKNSRKVQDYLEPVPFTEVSFNDEFWLPRLQTNRKVTVPHIFNKLEETGRIDNFAIAGGLKNGKPRYHFPFDDTDIYKTLEGASYSLMVSPDQELENYLDELIELIAAAQEEDGYLYTVRTNSGDIWSGKERWSYLSMSHELYNAGHLFEAAIAHYQATGKKSLLNVAVKFADLLVETFHESGVEIPPGHEIVESGLARLSDVTGNRDYLELARYFVDIRGRVTEDYEPWGEYHQDHKPVLQQEEAKGHVVRALYLYIGMADIASRIPDSGYSEELMDTLVKIWHSINDTKMYITGGLGAKHGGESFGRPYELPNDGYCETCAQIANVMWNQRMFLRFKEGRYIDSLERSLYNSLISGVSLQGDTFFYPNPLVSSGGYSRSSWFECNCCIGNIARTIPSIPGYVYARSEDGVWVNLFIPGKAGFELSNTQVEFVQKGGYPWKGNISIEVSPKDEARFTVYLRIPGWARNKPVPSSLYRYKEMFDKQPELSVNGKSVPLKTQKGYAAISRKWKSGDKIELNLPMKVRKVLPHPNIKADRGRIAMERGPIVYCAEWPDFNSKRVTHLYIPENAEFKAEYRKDMLGLNGVADKGCVLTGTVKGLFENEKSLAVSKKVDFTAIPYYAWAHRGEGQMAVWLPEEKDLANPIPKPTVKKMLGHWKLEEESGTAAKDSSGQGGTGKLADGLSFDEDSKETAAGSCLHFDGTGDYIKLPEGFDDFVKGCTISVWAYPTAVNRWARFVDLGSGAASDNIFLTREADSNNLIFDSFTGASSSGLVRAEDAVELNEWQMFTAAAGPSGNAKLFKNGKLIADGKIEVSNIKRTRNFIGKSNWSADENFQGLMDDVRIYNYGLSDSQVKQLYKNTKPSH
- a CDS encoding TRAP transporter small permease produces the protein MGRVHTLRSWGQAKWTEELARFLLVWVALLGGALAFGENAHLGVDYFVGKLAPEARKLVKVFTQLTVLFFAIAVFIIGGVQVASANMDQTTAALTPALGVTMGHVYFALPIAGAFIILFTAEQLAETILEKDQQKEDN